The region CCTCTGCGGTTAAAGTCGCTGAAACCAATAAGGGTGTTGATATATTGGCTCATGCATCCGTTCAGTCTCCAATGTTGGTGGGGCTATTGTCACCTTGTATTCTGGTGCCGTTAAATTTCAAATCATTAGATATTAATCAACAGCAAGCAATCATCGCTCATGAAGCGTTTCATCATGAGCGTAAAGACTTATGGTGCAATGTCATTGGTTGTAGTGTGCTATTGATGTTCTGGTTTAATCCTTTGATGTGGTTTGCTTACAGGCGCTTTAGACATGATCAAGAGTTGTCGTGTGATGCCCAGGTAACATCAGAAATGGAAAAAGATAATAAAATTGCCTATAGCCATGCGCTATTGGCCTACTCGCAGCATGTTCCTTTGAGCATGTTACACACTCACTATGGAGATAAAACCATCTTAAAAGAAAGGATTATACAGATGAAAAAACAGCACGGAAAAAACACACTCGTCATCATGGGGATCACCCTAGCATTAGGTGTGAGTGGATTAATGTTAAACCAGCAAGTTCATGCAGGTTCACAAGCTAAGCAAGCGGAGACACATGTTGTCCCTACAATGCGTATAGATCCTATCTATCCTGCTAAAGCGGCAACTGCAGGACTCAATGGTTATGTACAGCTGGAATTTGATATTAGTCAATCTGGTAAAGTATCGAATGTTGCAGTGATTAAATCATCTCCTACAGGTGTATTTGACCAATCTGCTACAGATGCCTTATCACAATGGGTTTATACTGAATCAGCTAGTGGCGTTAAAAAAGCACAAGTACAGCTTGATTTTGTTATTCATGAGCCAGCTGCTGATGTAGAGCGCATTAAAGTTAACTAATGATAAGTGTGAGCAATACTCGCTTTTTGAGTATTA is a window of Shewanella donghaensis DNA encoding:
- a CDS encoding M56 family metallopeptidase encodes the protein MMLNWFMEQTVILTLFCLPMMVSHRIILAKIGAHYTYVLWSAVPILLLISVCQLWFPEGFMSLKLSWLSLPEPAAVMQHYQVLATDTIKLSSMLISSLYLDYLYIAVMSFLFVSMVYQQTQFNPIVASAVKVAETNKGVDILAHASVQSPMLVGLLSPCILVPLNFKSLDINQQQAIIAHEAFHHERKDLWCNVIGCSVLLMFWFNPLMWFAYRRFRHDQELSCDAQVTSEMEKDNKIAYSHALLAYSQHVPLSMLHTHYGDKTILKERIIQMKKQHGKNTLVIMGITLALGVSGLMLNQQVHAGSQAKQAETHVVPTMRIDPIYPAKAATAGLNGYVQLEFDISQSGKVSNVAVIKSSPTGVFDQSATDALSQWVYTESASGVKKAQVQLDFVIHEPAADVERIKVN